A single genomic interval of Halobacillus halophilus DSM 2266 harbors:
- a CDS encoding zinc-binding alcohol dehydrogenase family protein — protein sequence MTEQMNAVGLYKHLPISEDNSLVDVTIDKPEASGRDILVKIKAVSVNPVDTKVRANGEDEEEPKILGYDAAGVVESVGEDVTSFEPGDEVYYAGVISRPGTNSDYHLVDERIAAKKPQSLSFREAAALPLTGLTAWEALYERLGISTDEDKNKGKSILIIGAAGGVGSIATQLANEAGLTVIGTASREETVNWAKDHGAHYTINHRKPLPQQLRELEIDAVDYIFCLSSTAEHWDNMTEAIAPQGKICSIVETEEHLDLTALQQKSAAFVWEFMFTRPLFETEDMQEQQQILTRIAEKIDNNSVRTTLTETLTGLNAEQLREAHRKVESGKMIGKVVVEAE from the coding sequence ATGACGGAACAAATGAATGCCGTAGGATTATATAAGCATTTACCCATTTCTGAAGATAACAGCCTGGTTGATGTCACCATAGACAAGCCCGAAGCTTCGGGTCGTGATATTCTCGTGAAAATTAAAGCCGTTTCTGTAAATCCAGTAGATACAAAAGTCCGTGCCAACGGAGAAGATGAAGAGGAGCCTAAAATTCTCGGTTATGATGCAGCAGGCGTCGTAGAGAGCGTTGGTGAAGACGTCACTTCTTTTGAGCCAGGTGATGAAGTGTATTACGCCGGTGTGATCAGTCGTCCAGGTACGAACAGCGACTATCACCTTGTAGATGAACGTATTGCTGCCAAGAAACCGCAGTCTCTGTCCTTCAGGGAAGCGGCCGCTTTGCCTTTAACAGGCCTGACCGCCTGGGAAGCTCTTTACGAAAGATTGGGAATCTCAACAGATGAAGATAAAAACAAAGGAAAATCCATCCTTATTATTGGTGCTGCAGGCGGAGTAGGTTCCATTGCCACCCAGCTTGCCAATGAAGCCGGCCTCACCGTTATCGGTACCGCTTCAAGAGAAGAGACCGTAAACTGGGCCAAAGACCACGGGGCTCATTACACCATTAACCATCGGAAGCCGCTTCCACAGCAGCTTCGAGAGTTAGAAATCGATGCAGTCGATTATATTTTCTGTTTAAGCTCTACAGCTGAACATTGGGACAACATGACCGAAGCCATAGCACCGCAAGGGAAAATCTGCAGCATTGTGGAAACAGAAGAACACCTGGATCTTACCGCACTGCAGCAGAAAAGCGCTGCCTTTGTCTGGGAATTTATGTTCACCCGCCCGCTTTTCGAAACGGAAGATATGCAGGAACAGCAGCAGATTTTAACTCGAATCGCTGAAAAAATAGATAATAACTCTGTCCGAACCACTTTGACAGAAACGCTGACCGGCCTGAATGCCGAGCAGCTTCGTGAAGCTCATCGAAAAGTAGAAAGTGGAAAAATGATCGGGAAAGTTGTCGTAGAGGCAGAATAG
- a CDS encoding NAD(P)-binding oxidoreductase yields MRVLVLGASGATGKEVVRQLIKRQINTRILIRKTAVLSEDIQNHPLVETVKGNINELTDSEMSVLLHDCTTIISCLGHNVTFRGMFGKPRYLVLDAIKRITETIKKDPSKNIKLILMSTTAYTNPVSGEKNSIAERMVFSLLMLILPPHRDNVKAANYLVMTTGHEDKNIDWIAVRPDSLINETDESSYEIYESKVRSPLFNPGKTSRINVSHFMAELAADNAIWDQWRFKTPVIYNKECL; encoded by the coding sequence ATGAGAGTATTAGTTCTTGGAGCAAGTGGGGCTACTGGTAAAGAAGTCGTCAGGCAGTTGATTAAAAGGCAAATCAATACGCGCATTCTCATCCGGAAAACGGCCGTGCTTTCTGAAGATATACAAAACCATCCACTAGTGGAAACCGTGAAGGGCAATATCAACGAATTAACCGACTCTGAAATGAGCGTCCTTTTGCACGATTGTACGACCATTATCTCATGTCTTGGTCACAACGTTACCTTCAGGGGAATGTTTGGTAAACCTCGCTATTTGGTATTGGATGCTATAAAGAGGATTACAGAGACGATCAAAAAGGATCCTTCTAAAAATATAAAGCTTATACTTATGAGTACAACCGCTTATACGAACCCTGTATCTGGAGAGAAGAATTCGATAGCAGAAAGGATGGTCTTTTCCCTCCTCATGCTTATACTTCCTCCACATCGGGACAATGTCAAAGCTGCCAATTATCTGGTTATGACGACAGGTCATGAGGACAAAAATATCGATTGGATTGCCGTGCGCCCCGACTCTTTAATCAACGAGACGGATGAGAGTTCCTATGAAATTTATGAATCCAAGGTAAGGAGTCCTTTATTTAATCCTGGGAAAACCAGCAGGATTAACGTCAGTCATTTTATGGCTGAACTAGCTGCAGACAATGCTATATGGGATCAGTGGCGGTTTAAAACGCCGGTGATTTATAATAAAGAATGCCTTTAA
- a CDS encoding VOC family protein, which yields MFTKVGQIMLYVDNQEEAVDFWTEKLGFIVTSEENNDQGMRWFEIAPKKGAETTIVIHNKEIVANMSPELNLDTPSLMFYSDDFEHLYRDLQNKGINVGEIVNMPSGRVFNFADNEDNYFAVMDKQ from the coding sequence GTGTTTACTAAAGTAGGTCAAATTATGTTATATGTTGATAACCAGGAAGAAGCCGTGGATTTCTGGACAGAGAAATTAGGGTTTATTGTGACTTCAGAAGAGAATAACGATCAAGGAATGAGATGGTTTGAAATAGCTCCAAAAAAAGGAGCTGAAACGACCATTGTTATTCACAACAAAGAGATCGTTGCTAACATGTCTCCAGAATTAAACCTTGATACACCTTCTTTAATGTTCTACTCTGATGATTTTGAACATCTATATAGAGATTTGCAAAACAAAGGAATAAACGTAGGGGAAATTGTGAATATGCCATCGGGTAGAGTGTTTAATTTTGCGGATAATGAAGATAATTATTTTGCCGTAATGGATAAACAATAA
- a CDS encoding DUF4256 domain-containing protein, which yields MTKSNKKMLSKDQSEELFNVLKDRFEHNMHRHEGFEWNALQAKLEADSEKLWSLNEMERTGGEPDVVGYDEKKDTYIFMDCASESPKGRRSVCYDREALEARKKFKPENSAIDMAASMGIEILTEEQYRGLQKMGEFDKKTSSWVQTPSAIRERGGALFCDRRYDHVFVYHNGAESYYAARGFRGSLMV from the coding sequence ATGACAAAGAGTAATAAAAAGATGTTATCCAAGGATCAAAGTGAAGAATTATTCAATGTATTGAAGGACCGTTTTGAACATAACATGCACCGCCATGAAGGCTTTGAATGGAATGCTCTTCAGGCGAAGCTCGAGGCTGACTCTGAAAAACTGTGGTCGTTGAATGAGATGGAAAGAACAGGCGGGGAACCGGACGTTGTAGGGTATGATGAAAAGAAAGACACCTACATTTTTATGGATTGTGCATCGGAAAGTCCTAAAGGCCGCCGAAGCGTTTGCTATGACCGTGAGGCGCTGGAGGCAAGAAAAAAATTCAAGCCTGAAAACAGTGCGATCGATATGGCAGCTTCCATGGGAATTGAGATCTTAACCGAAGAACAATATCGCGGGTTACAGAAAATGGGCGAGTTTGATAAGAAAACATCGAGCTGGGTCCAAACGCCGTCAGCTATTAGAGAACGCGGGGGAGCACTTTTTTGCGATCGTCGTTACGATCACGTCTTTGTCTATCACAACGGGGCAGAATCATACTACGCTGCCAGGGGCTTTCGTGGCTCCCTGATGGTCTAG